From the genome of Ailuropoda melanoleuca isolate Jingjing unplaced genomic scaffold, ASM200744v2 unplaced-scaffold9607, whole genome shotgun sequence, one region includes:
- the AMER1 gene encoding APC membrane recruitment protein 1 → METGKDEASQAKGAVTSIDTQDPGAEKGAKNKAAEITEGPVSEPPSSGPGRLRKTAMKLFGGKKGICTLPSFFGGGRSKGSGKSISKKGLSKSKTHDGLPEAACGPEDIVSEGTSFALPLPESPCQLPSSQSAHEVLETGSRCKTSVAGATEKAGAVKAPSAPKPKKGLKGFFSSIRRHRKSKVSRAEQSELGAKGPEGARARPHECVSSAILPHTEDILQAPRKENAKSQDAPGPKVSLVPEPSPAVTEKTGYKDPEKPKEAYASTLLQLKPASEVSGPEEPHSPETGQKVVAEEVNPPDGPVGDQLSLLFGDVTSLKSFDSLTGCGDIIAEQDMDSMTDSMASGGQRANRDGTKRSSCLVTYQGGGEEMALPDDEEEEEEEEEEEVELEEEEDGVKEEDYDLEYLWASAHMYPRSNLNLGYHPITSPGHHGYMFLDSVRSYPGLTPGDLLTPQSDQQESAPNSDEGYYDSATPGFEDDSGEALGLVRRNCLPRDSYSGDALYEFYEPDDNLETSPPVDDCLYDLHGRSSAIFDPFLNFEPFPSSRPPGAMETEEERLVTIQKQLLYWELRREQLEAQEAQEARAREAYTREAYAQETHARETHAREAHVREAQAREAYAREAQAREAHAQEAQVREVQDWQEKPVMEYQMRPLGPSVMGLVTGVSGTSQTSHRGTTSAFPATASSEPDWRDFRPLEKRFEGICSKIDQSTCLMQLFQSDAMFEPDMQEANFGGSPRRAYPTYSPPEEPEEEEVEKEGNATVSFSQALVEFTSSGNLFSSMSCSSDSDSSFTQNLPELPPMVTFDIADVERDGEGKCEENPEFHNDEDLAASLEAFELDYYQKHTFNNYHSRFYQGLPWGVSSLPRYLGLPGMHPRPPPAAMALNRRSRSLDTAETLELELSNSHLPQGYMVSDELQAQQEDSNEEEEEEEEEWGRDSPLSLYTEPPGAYDWPAWAPCPLPVGPGPAWISPSQLDVSSGQSPYGQTACCIPPVAMSMLLSVPGPEPRAPGISRPPLSRPSHLPLPMVPCYNLQPQASQNVRAKPQDMLLPIDEPSCSSSSGGFSPSPLSQAKPVGITHGIPQLPRVQPEPQQPQPIHYRASILDMSKEMAEQGASLPLPTSYSSTAVNGKLAE, encoded by the coding sequence ATGGAGACTGGAAAGGATGAAGCTTCTCAGGCCAAGGGAGCAGTAACCTCTATAGACACCCAGGAcccaggggcagagaaaggagccaagaacaaGGCAGCTGAGATAACAGAAGGGCCAGTGTCAGAGCCACCCTCATCTGGCCCAGGTAGGCTGAGGAAAACTGCCATGAAACTTTTTGGTGGCAAGAAGGGCATCTGTACCCTGCCTAGTTTCTTTGGAGGGGGGCGAAGCAAAGGTTCTGGGAAAAGCATCTCCAAGAAGGGTCTTAGCAAGAGCAAGACTCATGATGGCCTGCCTGAAGCAGCCTGTGGCCCTGAAGACATTGTCAGTGAAGGAACCAGCTTTGCCTTACCCTTGCCTGAATCACCCTGCCAACTTCCCAGTTCCCAGAGTGCCCATGAGGTTTTAGAGACAGGCTCCAGATGCAAGACATCTGTGGCTGGAGCCACAGAGAAAGCTGGGGCTGTGAAGGCTCCCTCTGCACCCAAGCCAAAGAAAGGCCTGAAAGGCTTTTTCAGCAGTATCCGCCGTCACCGCAAAAGCAAGGTCTCTAGGGCTGAACAAAGTGAGCTAGGGGCCAAGGGGCCTGAAGGGGCCAGAGCCAGGCCTCATGAATGTGTGAGCTCAGCCATTCTGCCCCATACTGAGGATATCCTCCAAGCCCCCAGAAAGGAAAATGCCAAATCCCAAGATGCTCCTGGACCAAAAGTTTCTTTAGTACCAGAGCCTTCTCCAGCAGTCACTGAGAAGACAGGCTATAAAGATCCAGAAAAACCCAAGGAGGCCTATGCCTCAACACTTCTGCAACTCAAGCCTGCCTCTGAGGTCAGTGGCCCAGAGGAACCCCACAGTCCAGAAACAGGACAGAAGGTGGTGGCGGAAGAGGTAAATCCACCAGATGGCCCTGTTGGGGACCAGCTAAGCCTCTTGTTTGGGGATGTCACATCCCTGAAAAGTTTTGACTCACTAACAGGTTGTGGTGACATCATAGCAGAGCAGGACATGGACAGTATGACAGACAGCATGGCCTCTGGAGGCCAGAGGGCCAATCGAGATGGGACCAAGAGAAGTTCCTGCCTGGTGACCTAccaaggaggtggggaagaaatGGCCTTGCcggatgatgaggaggaggaagaggaggaggaggaggaggaggtggaattagaggaggaagaagatggtgTCAAGGAGGAAGATTATGACTTAGAATATCTGTGGGCAAGTGCCCACATGTACCCAAGGTCCAATCTGAATTTGGGCTACCATCCCATCACATCCCCAGGCCACCATGGCTACATGTTCCTTGACTCAGTTCGATCTTATCCTGGCTTAACCCCTGGGGACCTTTTGACTCCTCAGAGTGACCAGCAAGAGTCTGCCCCCAATAGTGATGAGGGTTATTATGACTCCGCAACACCTGGATTTGAGGATGATTCAGGTGAGGCCTTGGGGCTTGTCCGCAGAAATTGTCTGCCCCGAGACAGCTACAGCGGAGATGCCCTGTATGAGTTCTATGAGCCAGATGATAATCTTGAGACATCCCCACCTGTAGATGACTGTCTTTATGACCTCCATGGTCGCAGCTCTGCGATATTTGACCCCTTCTTGAACTTTgagccctttccttcctctcgGCCACCTGGGGCaatggagacagaggaagaacGGCTAGTGACCATCCAGAAACAGTTGTTGTATTGGGAGCTTCGGCGAGAGCAGCTTGAGGCCCAAGAGGCACAGGAAGCACGTGCCCGAGAGGCTTACACCAGGGAGGCCTATGCCCAAGAAACTCATGCCAGGGAGACCCATGCCCGAGAAGCTCATGTCAGAGAGGCCCAAGCCCGAGAGGCCTATGCCAGGGAAGCCCAAGCCCGAGAGGCCCATGCTCAAGAGGCTCAAGTCCGAGAGGTTCAGGACTGGCAGGAGAAGCCCGTCATGGAATATCAGATGAGGCCCTTAGGCCCATCAGTGATGGGCCTTGTAACAGGGGTGTCAGGGACCTCTCAGACTTCCCACCGGGGAACCACCTCAGCTTTCCCTGCCACTGCAAGCAGTGAGCCAGACTGGAGGGACTTCCGTCCTCTGGAGAAGCGTTTTGAGGGAATCTGCTCTAAGATAGATCAAAGTACCTGTCTGATGCAGCTCTTCCAAAGTGATGCTATGTTTGAGCCAGACATGCAAGAAGCAAACTTTGGAGGATCTCCAAGGAGGGCCTACCCTACTTATTCACCCCCGGAGgagccagaggaagaagaggttgagaaggaagggaatgcCACTGTGAGTTTCTCACAGGCCCTTGTGGAGTTCACCAGCAGTGGGAACCTCTTCTCCAGCATGTCCTGCAGCTCTGACTCTGACTCGTCTTTCACTCAAAACCTCCCTGAACTGCCCCCTATGGTGACCTTTGATATCGCTGATGTGGAACGGGATGGGGAAGGCAAGTGTGAAGAGAATCCTGAGTTCCACAATGACGAAGACCTTGCAGCCTCCTTGGAAGCTTTTGAGCTGGACTACTACCAGAAACACACATTCAACAACTACCACAGCCGATTCTACCAAGGTCTGCCCTGGGGTGTGAGCAGTCTCCCTCGCTACTTGGGACTGCCCGGCATGCACCCTCGGCCTCCACCTGCTGCTATGGCCCTCAATAGAAGGAGTCGATCCCTGGACACGGCGGAAACCTTGGAACTGGAGCTCTCCAATTCCCACCTTCCCCAGGGATACATGGTGTCTGATGAGCTTCAGGCTCAGCAGGAAGATtcaaatgaggaagaagaagaggaggaggaagaatggggCCGAGACAGTCCTTTGTCCCTTTATACTGAACCACCAGGGGCCTATGACTGGCCTGCCTGGGCTCCCTGTCCTCTCCCAGTGGGGCCAGGCCCTGCCTGGATAAGTCCCAGCCAGTTGGATGTGTCTTCTGGCCAGTCTCCATATGGGCAGACAGCCTGTTGCATACCTCCTGTGGCCATGTCAATGTTGCTGTCAGTACCAGGGCCAGAGCCAAGGGCACCTGGGATATCCAGGCCTCCGCTATCTCGGCCTTCACACCTACCCCTGCCCATGGTCCCTTGTTATAACCTGCAGCCACAGGCCTCTCAGAATGTGAGGGCCAAGCCTCAAGATATGCTGCTGCCTATTGATGAGCCCAGTTGCTCCTccagttctggaggcttcagCCCCAGTCCTCTGTCCCAGGCCAAGCCTGTGGGCATCACTCATGGCATCCCTCAGCTGCCCAGAGTCCAGCCTGAGCCCCAGCAGCCTCAACCCATTCACTACAGGGCTTCCATCCTTGACATGTCAAAGGAGATGGCTGAGCAAGgtgcctctctccccctccccaccagttACTCCTCCACTGCTGTGAATGGAAAGCTAGCTGAATAG